A stretch of the Bos indicus isolate NIAB-ARS_2022 breed Sahiwal x Tharparkar chromosome 13, NIAB-ARS_B.indTharparkar_mat_pri_1.0, whole genome shotgun sequence genome encodes the following:
- the CDK5RAP1 gene encoding mitochondrial tRNA methylthiotransferase CDK5RAP1 isoform X2 yields MHPFQCVLRARRCLRRGPLASVSWLLLRTCRAHSSVPSSACPSPQRQQEDGVWKDFSSRLATGPTFQDFLRSASVPPEQPSSSEVEDPPPYLTVDELLGRQRRVYLETYGCQMNVNDTEIAWSILQKSGYRRTSNLQEADVILLVTCSIREKAEQTIWNRLHQLKSLKSKRLRSRVPLRIGILGCMAERLKEEILNREKMVDILAGPDAYRDLPRLLAVAESGQQAANVLLSLDETYADVMPVQTSPSATSAFVSIMRGCDNMCSYCIVPFTRGRERSRPVASILEEVRKLSEQGLKEVTLLGQNVNSFRDNSEVQFNNAVSTNLSRGFSTNYKAKQGGLRFAHLLDQVSRIDPEMRIRFTSPHPKDFPDEVLQLIRERDNICKQIHLPAQSGSSRVLEAMRRGYSREAYVELIHHIRESIPGVSLSSDFIAGFCGETEEDHLQTVSLLREVQYNIGFLFAYSMRQKTRAYHRLKDDIPEEVKLRRLEELITVFREEATKANKSFVGCTQLVLVEGPSKRSAADLCGRNDGNLKVIFADVEMEDATDSGLRVRAQPGDYVLVKITSASSQTLKGHVLCKTTLKDSTAYC; encoded by the exons ATGCATCCTTTTCAGTGTGTTCTCCGAGCCCGGAGGTGTCTGAGGCGGGGGCCCTTGGCCTCTGTGTCCTGGCTGCTGCTCAGGACCTGCAGGGCACACAGCAGTGTCCCCAGCTCTGCATGTCCCAGTCCACAGAGGCAGCAGGAGGATGGAGTTTGGAAGGATTTCAGCTCCAGGCTGGCCACTGGACCGACTTTTCAGGATTTTTTAAGAAGTGCTTCAGTTCCTCCAGAGCAACCGTCCTCTTCAGAAGTGGAGGACCCACCCCCGTATCTCACGGTGGATGAACTTTTAGGAAGGCAGAGAAGAG TCTACCTTGAGACCTATGGCTGCCAGATGAATGTGAACGACACAGAGATAGCCTGGTCCATCTTACAGAAGAGTGGCTACCGGCGGACCAGTAACCTTCAGGAG GCTGATGTGATTCTCCTCGTCACATGTTCGATCAG GGAGAAGGCTGAACAGACCATCTGGAATCGTTTACATCAACTCAAATCCCTGAAGTCCAAACGGCTCCGCTCCCGAGTGCCTCTGAGGATTGGGATTCTAG GCTGCATGGCTGAGAGACTGAAGGAGGAGATCCTCAACAGGGAGAAAATGGTAGATATTTTGGCTGGCCCAGATGCCTACAGGGACCTTCCTCGATTGCTGGCTGTTGCTGAGTCAGGCCAGCAAGCTGCCAATGTGCTGCTGTCTCTGGATGAGACCTATGCTGACGTCATGCCAGTCCAGACGAGCCCCAGTGCTACCTCTGCCTTCGT GTCGATCATGCGAGGCTGTGACAACATGTGCAGCTACTGCATCGTTCCTTTCACACGTGGCCGGGAGAGGAGTCGGCCTGTTGCCTCCATTCTGGAGGAAGTGAGGAAGCTTTCTGAGCAG gggCTGAAAGAAGTGACACTCCTTGGTCAGAATGTTAATAGTTTTAGGGACAATTCAGAGGTCCAGTTCAACAATGCAGTGTCCACCAACCTCAGCCGTGGCTTTTCCACCAACTATAAAGCCAAGCAGGGAGGCCTTCGTTTTGCTCACCTTCTGGATCAGGTGTCCAGAATAGATCCCGAAATGAGGATTCGTTTCACCTCTCCCCAccctaaggacttccctgatgag GTTCTGCAACTGATTCGTGAGAGGGACAACATCTGTAAACAGATCCACCTACCAGCCCAGAGTGGAAGCAGCCGTGTATTGGAGGCCATGCGGAGGGG GTATTCAAGAGAAGCTTATGTGGAATTAATTCATCATATCAGAGAATCTATCCCAG GTGTGAGCCTCAGCAGTGATTTCATTGCTGGCTTTTGTGGTGAGACGGAGGAGGATCACCTTCAGACAGTGTCCTTGCTTCGGGAAGTTCAGTACAACATAGGCTTCCTCTTTGCCTATAGCATGAGACAG AAAACACGGGCATATCACAGGTTGAAGGATGATATTCCAGAAGAGGTAAAATTAAGGCGTTTGGAGGAACTTATCACTGTCTTCAGAGAAGAAGCAACAAAAGCCAACAAATCCTTTGTGGGTTGTACGCAGCTGGTGCTGGTGGAGGGG CCCAGTAAACGCTCTGCTGCTGACCTGTGTGGCCGGAATGATGGAAACCTTAAGGTGATCTTTGCTGACGTAGAGATGGAGGATGCCACTGACTCTGGGCTCAGGGTCCGAGCTCAGCCTGGGGACTATGTGCTAGTGAAG
- the CDK5RAP1 gene encoding mitochondrial tRNA methylthiotransferase CDK5RAP1 isoform X1: protein MHPFQCVLRARRCLRRGPLASVSWLLLRTCRAHSSVPSSACPSPQRQQEDGVWKDFSSRLATGPTFQDFLRSASVPPEQPSSSEVEDPPPYLTVDELLGRQRRVYLETYGCQMNVNDTEIAWSILQKSGYRRTSNLQEADVILLVTCSIREKAEQTIWNRLHQLKSLKSKRLRSRVPLRIGILGCMAERLKEEILNREKMVDILAGPDAYRDLPRLLAVAESGQQAANVLLSLDETYADVMPVQTSPSATSAFVSIMRGCDNMCSYCIVPFTRGRERSRPVASILEEVRKLSEQGLKEVTLLGQNVNSFRDNSEVQFNNAVSTNLSRGFSTNYKAKQGGLRFAHLLDQVSRIDPEMRIRFTSPHPKDFPDEVLQLIRERDNICKQIHLPAQSGSSRVLEAMRRGYSREAYVELIHHIRESIPGVSLSSDFIAGFCGETEEDHLQTVSLLREVQYNIGFLFAYSMRQKTRAYHRLKDDIPEEVKLRRLEELITVFREEATKANKSFVGCTQLVLVEGPSKRSAADLCGRNDGNLKVIFADVEMEDATDSGLRVRAQPGDYVLVKEMWQSLNSANPGSMGGVSLMRFIRRDTRMWLFSSSQ, encoded by the exons ATGCATCCTTTTCAGTGTGTTCTCCGAGCCCGGAGGTGTCTGAGGCGGGGGCCCTTGGCCTCTGTGTCCTGGCTGCTGCTCAGGACCTGCAGGGCACACAGCAGTGTCCCCAGCTCTGCATGTCCCAGTCCACAGAGGCAGCAGGAGGATGGAGTTTGGAAGGATTTCAGCTCCAGGCTGGCCACTGGACCGACTTTTCAGGATTTTTTAAGAAGTGCTTCAGTTCCTCCAGAGCAACCGTCCTCTTCAGAAGTGGAGGACCCACCCCCGTATCTCACGGTGGATGAACTTTTAGGAAGGCAGAGAAGAG TCTACCTTGAGACCTATGGCTGCCAGATGAATGTGAACGACACAGAGATAGCCTGGTCCATCTTACAGAAGAGTGGCTACCGGCGGACCAGTAACCTTCAGGAG GCTGATGTGATTCTCCTCGTCACATGTTCGATCAG GGAGAAGGCTGAACAGACCATCTGGAATCGTTTACATCAACTCAAATCCCTGAAGTCCAAACGGCTCCGCTCCCGAGTGCCTCTGAGGATTGGGATTCTAG GCTGCATGGCTGAGAGACTGAAGGAGGAGATCCTCAACAGGGAGAAAATGGTAGATATTTTGGCTGGCCCAGATGCCTACAGGGACCTTCCTCGATTGCTGGCTGTTGCTGAGTCAGGCCAGCAAGCTGCCAATGTGCTGCTGTCTCTGGATGAGACCTATGCTGACGTCATGCCAGTCCAGACGAGCCCCAGTGCTACCTCTGCCTTCGT GTCGATCATGCGAGGCTGTGACAACATGTGCAGCTACTGCATCGTTCCTTTCACACGTGGCCGGGAGAGGAGTCGGCCTGTTGCCTCCATTCTGGAGGAAGTGAGGAAGCTTTCTGAGCAG gggCTGAAAGAAGTGACACTCCTTGGTCAGAATGTTAATAGTTTTAGGGACAATTCAGAGGTCCAGTTCAACAATGCAGTGTCCACCAACCTCAGCCGTGGCTTTTCCACCAACTATAAAGCCAAGCAGGGAGGCCTTCGTTTTGCTCACCTTCTGGATCAGGTGTCCAGAATAGATCCCGAAATGAGGATTCGTTTCACCTCTCCCCAccctaaggacttccctgatgag GTTCTGCAACTGATTCGTGAGAGGGACAACATCTGTAAACAGATCCACCTACCAGCCCAGAGTGGAAGCAGCCGTGTATTGGAGGCCATGCGGAGGGG GTATTCAAGAGAAGCTTATGTGGAATTAATTCATCATATCAGAGAATCTATCCCAG GTGTGAGCCTCAGCAGTGATTTCATTGCTGGCTTTTGTGGTGAGACGGAGGAGGATCACCTTCAGACAGTGTCCTTGCTTCGGGAAGTTCAGTACAACATAGGCTTCCTCTTTGCCTATAGCATGAGACAG AAAACACGGGCATATCACAGGTTGAAGGATGATATTCCAGAAGAGGTAAAATTAAGGCGTTTGGAGGAACTTATCACTGTCTTCAGAGAAGAAGCAACAAAAGCCAACAAATCCTTTGTGGGTTGTACGCAGCTGGTGCTGGTGGAGGGG CCCAGTAAACGCTCTGCTGCTGACCTGTGTGGCCGGAATGATGGAAACCTTAAGGTGATCTTTGCTGACGTAGAGATGGAGGATGCCACTGACTCTGGGCTCAGGGTCCGAGCTCAGCCTGGGGACTATGTGCTAGTGAAG
- the CDK5RAP1 gene encoding mitochondrial tRNA methylthiotransferase CDK5RAP1 isoform X3: MHPFQCVLRARRCLRRGPLASVSWLLLRTCRAHSSVPSSACPSPQRQQEDGVWKDFSSRLATGPTFQDFLRSASVPPEQPSSSEVEDPPPYLTVDELLGRQRRVYLETYGCQMNVNDTEIAWSILQKSGYRRTSNLQEADVILLVTCSIREKAEQTIWNRLHQLKSLKSKRLRSRVPLRIGILGCMAERLKEEILNREKMVDILAGPDAYRDLPRLLAVAESGQQAANVLLSLDETYADVMPVQTSPSATSAFVSIMRGCDNMCSYCIVPFTRGRERSRPVASILEEVRKLSEQGLKEVTLLGQNVNSFRDNSEVQFNNAVSTNLSRGFSTNYKAKQGGLRFAHLLDQVSRIDPEMRIRFTSPHPKDFPDEVLQLIRERDNICKQIHLPAQSGSSRVLEAMRRGYSREAYVELIHHIRESIPGVSLSSDFIAGFCGETEEDHLQTVSLLREVQYNIGFLFAYSMRQKTRAYHRLKDDIPEEVKLRRLEELITVFREEATKANKSFVGCTQLVLVEGPSKRSAADLCGRNDGNLKVIFADVEMEDATDSGLRVRAQPGDYVLVKVCHCHLPLFSSRPLCPSARTCG, from the exons ATGCATCCTTTTCAGTGTGTTCTCCGAGCCCGGAGGTGTCTGAGGCGGGGGCCCTTGGCCTCTGTGTCCTGGCTGCTGCTCAGGACCTGCAGGGCACACAGCAGTGTCCCCAGCTCTGCATGTCCCAGTCCACAGAGGCAGCAGGAGGATGGAGTTTGGAAGGATTTCAGCTCCAGGCTGGCCACTGGACCGACTTTTCAGGATTTTTTAAGAAGTGCTTCAGTTCCTCCAGAGCAACCGTCCTCTTCAGAAGTGGAGGACCCACCCCCGTATCTCACGGTGGATGAACTTTTAGGAAGGCAGAGAAGAG TCTACCTTGAGACCTATGGCTGCCAGATGAATGTGAACGACACAGAGATAGCCTGGTCCATCTTACAGAAGAGTGGCTACCGGCGGACCAGTAACCTTCAGGAG GCTGATGTGATTCTCCTCGTCACATGTTCGATCAG GGAGAAGGCTGAACAGACCATCTGGAATCGTTTACATCAACTCAAATCCCTGAAGTCCAAACGGCTCCGCTCCCGAGTGCCTCTGAGGATTGGGATTCTAG GCTGCATGGCTGAGAGACTGAAGGAGGAGATCCTCAACAGGGAGAAAATGGTAGATATTTTGGCTGGCCCAGATGCCTACAGGGACCTTCCTCGATTGCTGGCTGTTGCTGAGTCAGGCCAGCAAGCTGCCAATGTGCTGCTGTCTCTGGATGAGACCTATGCTGACGTCATGCCAGTCCAGACGAGCCCCAGTGCTACCTCTGCCTTCGT GTCGATCATGCGAGGCTGTGACAACATGTGCAGCTACTGCATCGTTCCTTTCACACGTGGCCGGGAGAGGAGTCGGCCTGTTGCCTCCATTCTGGAGGAAGTGAGGAAGCTTTCTGAGCAG gggCTGAAAGAAGTGACACTCCTTGGTCAGAATGTTAATAGTTTTAGGGACAATTCAGAGGTCCAGTTCAACAATGCAGTGTCCACCAACCTCAGCCGTGGCTTTTCCACCAACTATAAAGCCAAGCAGGGAGGCCTTCGTTTTGCTCACCTTCTGGATCAGGTGTCCAGAATAGATCCCGAAATGAGGATTCGTTTCACCTCTCCCCAccctaaggacttccctgatgag GTTCTGCAACTGATTCGTGAGAGGGACAACATCTGTAAACAGATCCACCTACCAGCCCAGAGTGGAAGCAGCCGTGTATTGGAGGCCATGCGGAGGGG GTATTCAAGAGAAGCTTATGTGGAATTAATTCATCATATCAGAGAATCTATCCCAG GTGTGAGCCTCAGCAGTGATTTCATTGCTGGCTTTTGTGGTGAGACGGAGGAGGATCACCTTCAGACAGTGTCCTTGCTTCGGGAAGTTCAGTACAACATAGGCTTCCTCTTTGCCTATAGCATGAGACAG AAAACACGGGCATATCACAGGTTGAAGGATGATATTCCAGAAGAGGTAAAATTAAGGCGTTTGGAGGAACTTATCACTGTCTTCAGAGAAGAAGCAACAAAAGCCAACAAATCCTTTGTGGGTTGTACGCAGCTGGTGCTGGTGGAGGGG CCCAGTAAACGCTCTGCTGCTGACCTGTGTGGCCGGAATGATGGAAACCTTAAGGTGATCTTTGCTGACGTAGAGATGGAGGATGCCACTGACTCTGGGCTCAGGGTCCGAGCTCAGCCTGGGGACTATGTGCTAGTGAAG GTCTGCCACTGCcatcttcctttgttttcctcacGTCCACTTTGCCCCAGTGCCAGGACATGTGGCTGA